One genomic window of Tenacibaculum tangerinum includes the following:
- the rpsL gene encoding 30S ribosomal protein S12 — MPTIQQLVRKGRTKITKKSKSAALQACPQRRGVCTRVYTTTPKKPNSAMRKVARVRLTNGNEINAYIPGEGHNLQEHSIVLVRGGRVKDLPGVKYHVVRGALDTAGVEGRTQRRSKYGAKRPKDKK, encoded by the coding sequence ATGCCAACTATTCAACAATTAGTTCGTAAAGGAAGAACCAAAATAACTAAGAAGAGTAAATCGGCTGCTTTACAAGCATGTCCACAAAGACGTGGTGTTTGTACGCGTGTGTATACCACTACACCTAAAAAACCTAACTCAGCAATGCGTAAGGTAGCAAGGGTGCGTTTAACAAATGGTAACGAAATCAACGCGTATATCCCAGGTGAGGGGCACAACTTGCAAGAGCACTCGATAGTATTAGTTAGAGGTGGAAGGGTAAAAGATTTACCAGGTGTTAAATATCACGTGGTACGTGGAGCATTAGATACTGCAGGTGTTGAGGGTAGAACCCAACGCAGGTCTAAGTACGGTGCAAAACGCCCTAAAGACAAAAAGTAA
- a CDS encoding SusC/RagA family TonB-linked outer membrane protein, producing MMKTKFNGILTLFLALIVQISFAQEKTISGTVSDETGPLPGVNVLKKGTNTGTESDFDGKFSINAKAGDVLIFSFVGMKTQEKIVGASNTMNITMTNDNVLDEVVVTALGIKREKKSLGFAQQSVDSEQLTQTREVDINNSIAGRVAGVQLIGAPSSGFGNALIRLRGEQDLLYVVDGIKVESSADINTDDIEDLSVLKGSAATALYGPIGKNGVVIITTKKAKSGKTSVVLDQSVQVSNVYILPDYQNQYGGGYTQQFGVLNGQNIPNYAADESWGPRLDGTLVRHWDSWIPGSSEYGKLRPWSPSENDVEDFFNTGLSTNTSLTFSKGGEDYNIKASLRNFDVDGVMPNSSRDLRQVGLSASFDISDKFEVYANANYQYRTTVNDPIGGYGSVASNFNQWWQRQLDFKRLRNSYNQNGQFYTWNIRSTSNINPLYWDSPYFETDQNLKNQTKNATFGNIGLNFDATDDLKFNVELRRTVNSYRSDSRVAFGGLNQTSYTERDETISTTEFFAAATYQKDLSESLDLTATAGTELRQWQRRYIEGATVGGLTIPGIYTVASSKDRPEYTNREWNEKNRGLFATASLGFNDMLYLDGSVRSDWNSKANRDNNRKITYGGSASFLFHKLIDSEAFSFGKVRVGYAEAPDFPGLNRLDQTYITGASYNGTVPFYSTANQANPLIEGGKRTELEVGTELQFFANRLRLDFTYFDRKDEQIPIDIPLSPATGYTSSAINSGKFTSTGFEVSLGATPVKNENFTWDVGINFATLKRVVDELYIDPVTGEEITSQTLANSWRGLQLQARKGEEWGAFYGRKITRDDNGNMLLDSQGRIQFEQNQYLGNLLPDFTGGFNNSFSYKGINLSFNIDFQKGGKFFSVTQMFGHYSGLLTPTVGDNALGNPVRDDVSGVNVPAPTPDDPNATNPNVIYGDSTANANTGGVLVEGVDSTSGQPISYYVESQTYWNRLFALHERWIYDASYVKLRQISLGYDLPAKIFTNTFVEGISVNAFANNVWLIYSDVEGVDPSEIENTNGGSGIGQGYRWAEGGQLPSSRTFGMNIKVKF from the coding sequence ATGATGAAAACAAAGTTTAATGGAATTTTAACGCTATTCCTAGCGTTGATTGTGCAAATATCCTTTGCGCAAGAAAAAACGATTTCAGGTACGGTTTCTGACGAAACAGGACCTTTACCTGGAGTTAATGTATTAAAAAAAGGAACAAATACAGGTACAGAATCAGATTTTGATGGAAAATTTTCTATCAATGCAAAGGCTGGAGATGTTCTTATTTTTAGTTTTGTTGGGATGAAAACCCAAGAAAAAATAGTTGGTGCTTCTAACACAATGAACATCACTATGACTAACGACAACGTTCTTGACGAAGTTGTTGTAACAGCTCTTGGTATTAAGAGAGAGAAAAAGAGTTTAGGTTTTGCTCAACAATCTGTAGACAGCGAACAGCTGACTCAAACGAGAGAAGTTGACATTAACAACTCTATTGCAGGTAGAGTTGCTGGGGTACAATTAATAGGTGCTCCTTCTTCTGGTTTTGGTAATGCCTTGATTCGTTTGAGAGGTGAACAAGATCTACTATATGTTGTTGACGGTATTAAAGTAGAAAGTTCTGCTGACATCAATACCGATGACATAGAAGATTTAAGTGTACTTAAAGGTAGTGCTGCAACAGCATTATATGGTCCTATTGGTAAAAACGGTGTTGTTATTATTACAACTAAGAAAGCTAAGAGCGGAAAAACATCCGTAGTTTTAGACCAATCTGTACAGGTATCTAATGTATACATTCTTCCAGATTACCAAAATCAATACGGTGGTGGATATACACAACAATTTGGTGTTTTAAATGGTCAAAACATTCCTAACTATGCTGCTGATGAGTCTTGGGGACCAAGATTAGATGGTACTTTAGTTAGACACTGGGATAGTTGGATACCAGGATCTTCTGAATATGGAAAGTTAAGACCATGGTCTCCTAGTGAAAATGATGTTGAAGATTTTTTCAACACTGGTCTTTCTACAAATACCTCTTTAACCTTTTCTAAAGGTGGCGAAGACTACAATATTAAAGCTTCTTTAAGAAACTTTGACGTTGATGGTGTTATGCCAAACTCAAGTAGAGATTTAAGACAGGTTGGTTTGAGTGCTAGTTTTGATATTAGTGATAAGTTCGAAGTGTATGCTAATGCGAACTACCAGTACAGAACTACTGTGAACGATCCTATTGGAGGTTATGGAAGTGTAGCATCTAACTTCAACCAATGGTGGCAAAGACAATTAGATTTTAAGCGTTTAAGAAACAGCTACAATCAAAATGGTCAGTTCTATACTTGGAACATAAGAAGTACCAGTAACATTAATCCTCTATATTGGGATTCTCCTTATTTTGAAACAGATCAAAATCTTAAAAATCAAACAAAAAATGCCACTTTTGGTAATATTGGATTAAACTTCGACGCTACTGATGATTTAAAGTTTAACGTTGAATTAAGAAGAACTGTGAATTCATACAGAAGCGATTCGAGAGTTGCTTTTGGCGGTTTAAATCAAACGTCTTATACTGAAAGAGACGAAACCATAAGCACTACAGAGTTTTTTGCCGCTGCTACTTACCAAAAAGATTTAAGTGAAAGTCTTGATTTAACCGCTACTGCAGGTACTGAATTAAGACAATGGCAAAGAAGATATATTGAAGGAGCTACTGTAGGTGGTTTAACGATACCTGGCATTTACACTGTTGCCTCTTCTAAAGACAGACCTGAATATACGAACAGAGAGTGGAACGAGAAAAACAGAGGACTTTTTGCTACGGCATCTCTTGGGTTTAACGATATGTTATACTTAGACGGTTCTGTGAGAAGTGACTGGAACTCTAAAGCTAATCGCGATAATAATAGAAAAATTACGTATGGAGGTTCTGCGAGTTTCCTATTCCATAAGTTAATTGATAGTGAAGCTTTTTCTTTTGGTAAAGTAAGAGTAGGATATGCAGAAGCTCCAGATTTCCCTGGATTAAACAGATTAGATCAAACGTATATTACAGGAGCTTCTTACAACGGAACTGTACCTTTTTACTCTACAGCTAACCAAGCAAATCCATTGATTGAAGGAGGTAAAAGAACAGAACTTGAGGTTGGTACTGAATTACAGTTTTTTGCTAATCGCTTGCGTTTAGATTTCACATACTTTGACAGAAAGGATGAGCAAATACCTATTGATATTCCATTGTCTCCTGCTACAGGTTATACTTCATCAGCAATTAACTCTGGAAAGTTTACTTCTACAGGTTTTGAAGTATCTCTTGGTGCTACCCCTGTTAAGAACGAAAATTTCACATGGGATGTAGGAATTAACTTTGCTACTTTAAAGAGAGTAGTAGACGAATTGTATATTGACCCAGTAACTGGAGAAGAAATTACTTCTCAAACCTTAGCTAACTCATGGAGAGGTTTACAATTACAAGCTAGAAAAGGTGAAGAGTGGGGTGCTTTTTATGGTAGAAAAATTACTAGAGATGACAATGGCAATATGTTATTAGATAGTCAAGGTAGAATTCAGTTCGAACAAAACCAATATTTGGGTAATTTGTTACCTGACTTCACCGGTGGTTTTAACAACTCATTTTCTTACAAGGGCATCAATCTATCTTTCAACATTGATTTCCAAAAAGGAGGTAAATTCTTCTCTGTAACACAAATGTTTGGTCACTACTCAGGATTGTTAACTCCTACTGTTGGAGACAACGCTTTAGGAAACCCCGTTAGAGATGATGTAAGCGGAGTTAATGTTCCTGCTCCTACCCCAGACGATCCAAACGCTACTAACCCTAATGTGATTTATGGAGACAGTACAGCCAATGCAAATACTGGAGGGGTGTTAGTAGAAGGAGTTGATTCAACTAGTGGACAGCCAATTTCATATTATGTAGAATCTCAAACTTATTGGAACAGATTATTCGCACTTCACGAAAGATGGATTTACGATGCTTCTTACGTTAAGTTAAGACAAATTTCACTAGGCTATGACTTACCTGCTAAAATTTTCACAAATACTTTTGTTGAAGGTATTTCTGTAAACGCTTTTGCAAACAATGTTTGGCTAATTTACTCTGACGTAGAGGGTGTTGATCCTTCAGAGATAGAAAACACTAATGGTGGATCTGGTATTGGTCAAGGATATAGATGGGCTGAAGGTGGACAATTACCTAGTAGTAGAACATTTGGTATGAATATCAAGGTTAAATTTTAA
- a CDS encoding SusD/RagB family nutrient-binding outer membrane lipoprotein encodes MKKLILKGFAVTAIIASLVSCESYDFGSTSDNLNNPSDPLPPSLLTGAQGSLSGALSLNSTATPSLYVQHLSQTQYTEESRYQTINFNWNITGSGADPTKPEATVSLYNKPLQALKTIIDINSDPTTKEAMAAYGSNNNQIAVAKIMWAYYFQWMTDRWGMLPYTEAFGGVQQPYPKYDSQESIYKDLFDKIDEAVAQMDGGSGPDGDIIFNGNMSQWKKFANTLKMNMAIRLAKVYPSPTGYAATKFNEAMGGAISSVSENIMYPCIDNDSFDNPYQDDYVDAGRTDECLSDVLVDKMLATNDPRLPMFGEPAESSGTFVGLQYGWADAGSIPNADVSFMNNDLILESTTSLPMFTYAQIAFNKAEAVLLGWIPGNAQTYYEEAILASMEQWEVEPIRIDEIPQPDGTILEVEVDVYDEYLNRPEVTFDAANAMNQIAEQKWLALFYQPYEAWAEWRRLDYPVLTPAVDALTGNSIPVRHAYPSNEPTQNKVGYDAAVAAQGTDDLFTKLWWDK; translated from the coding sequence ATGAAAAAATTAATATTAAAGGGATTTGCAGTTACAGCAATTATTGCGTCGTTAGTCAGCTGTGAATCATATGATTTCGGGTCAACAAGTGATAACTTGAATAACCCTTCAGATCCTTTACCACCATCTTTATTAACTGGTGCACAAGGGTCATTAAGCGGAGCTTTGAGCTTAAATTCGACAGCTACACCTTCTTTATATGTACAACATTTATCGCAAACACAATATACAGAAGAATCGAGATATCAAACAATTAACTTTAATTGGAATATTACTGGAAGTGGTGCTGACCCAACAAAACCTGAAGCCACAGTGAGTTTATATAACAAACCCTTACAGGCATTAAAAACTATTATTGACATCAACTCAGACCCTACTACTAAAGAAGCTATGGCTGCTTATGGTTCTAACAATAACCAAATAGCGGTTGCTAAAATAATGTGGGCTTATTATTTTCAATGGATGACAGATCGTTGGGGTATGTTACCTTACACAGAAGCTTTCGGTGGGGTTCAACAACCTTATCCTAAGTATGATAGTCAGGAATCTATTTACAAAGACTTATTTGATAAAATTGATGAAGCGGTAGCTCAAATGGACGGCGGTAGTGGTCCTGATGGTGATATTATTTTTAACGGAAACATGTCTCAATGGAAAAAGTTTGCCAATACTTTAAAAATGAACATGGCTATTCGTTTAGCAAAAGTGTATCCTAGCCCAACTGGTTATGCAGCAACAAAGTTTAATGAAGCCATGGGTGGTGCAATCTCATCTGTGAGTGAAAATATTATGTATCCATGTATCGATAACGATTCTTTTGACAACCCTTATCAAGACGATTACGTTGATGCAGGTAGAACAGATGAATGCTTAAGTGATGTTCTAGTTGATAAAATGTTAGCTACTAACGACCCACGTCTACCTATGTTTGGTGAACCAGCAGAATCTTCAGGTACTTTTGTAGGTTTGCAATACGGTTGGGCAGATGCCGGTTCTATACCTAACGCCGATGTTTCTTTTATGAATAATGATTTGATTCTTGAAAGTACTACTTCATTACCAATGTTTACCTATGCTCAAATTGCTTTCAATAAAGCTGAAGCTGTTTTGTTAGGATGGATTCCTGGTAATGCTCAAACTTATTACGAAGAAGCTATTCTAGCTTCTATGGAACAATGGGAAGTAGAACCTATCAGAATAGATGAAATTCCTCAACCTGATGGAACGATTCTGGAGGTGGAAGTAGATGTATATGATGAATATTTAAACCGTCCAGAAGTTACCTTCGACGCAGCTAATGCAATGAATCAAATTGCTGAACAAAAGTGGTTAGCTTTGTTTTATCAACCCTACGAAGCATGGGCTGAGTGGAGAAGGTTAGACTATCCTGTTTTAACACCTGCGGTAGATGCATTAACTGGTAATAGCATACCTGTAAGACATGCCTATCCTAGTAATGAACCTACTCAAAACAAAGTAGGTTATGATGCAGCCGTTGCTGCACAAGGTACAGACGACCTTTTCACTAAATTATGGTGGGACAAATAA